A region of Paenibacillus thiaminolyticus DNA encodes the following proteins:
- a CDS encoding ABC transporter permease: protein MGIPLLRFLFRKMWNTRWLTVSTLVGLIVAVSFTVSIPMYSDGALKRVVTKTLQENGGGLPAGSLLMRYQGSSGAKVDPNALQEVDRYIREDVKEQIGFPVQEFVNLRVLRTTEVYPVDPTKVDASRVRSMMLGSLSDLDDKVEWTNGKVYADGESGGVIEAVMLEEAMYRNDLHVGAELEYPIRGDNPTTLRVKIVGTFKPKDETSAYWFQGLEGLMSSLIVSPDTLSKSIMGDHKVALQQSSWYYAFDLREVQTSHLSPLERTLNRLGIELYQKLPGTQVEISFAKVLDEFRSQSIQLQMMLFTLAAPMIAMVFYYIAMNANQALEKQQSDIAVLRSRGASTGQIILLYLLEGLILGAAALAIAPLIGWFMAKSIGSANGFLEFVNRKSIPVGFTTDAVIFGTAAVLIALMASVIPAVLFARQSIVNLKQKLARKDKSPFWQKWFLDVLLVAAAGYGYYMLSQQQLLSFKTGMTSDQLQVQPFLFFIPALAIFACGLFFLRLFPLLLRLFQWIGGKLLPVPLYLTLTQLSRSAKSYYPLMILLILTLGLGVYNASAARTIDTNSTERTLYQYGADVVIETVWETTLVVDRKDQGGKQGGNNGGNNGGGGAGGPGSPGGPGGQQPPKGKTILNEPPFEVFRKLPGVEAAARVMQAKGNVVVSGRSIGQGMVVGIDNDEFAKVAWFRNDLFPQHPFTYLDALGKYYEGAAVIIPTNIAKTYELKPGDVISISLQDQMVEFVVAAILPYWPSQYPDQTPFFITNLEYIYDQVPVMKYDVWLKMKEKAPVGPAIEELQKANIDIVTYTDVRSELAKQSKHPTRGGIFGILSMGFLISVIISLIGYLLYWFFNLSSRVVQFGILRAMGLSRRQLTGMLLLEQIFTAGLSIGIGILLGKLASRLFLPFLQSAENAKMQVPPFRIIFDAKDTMQLYVVVGVMMLTGATLLFMQIRRLRVHQAVKMGEER from the coding sequence ATGGGAATTCCGTTACTGCGTTTTTTGTTCCGTAAAATGTGGAATACCCGCTGGCTGACGGTGAGCACGTTGGTAGGGCTCATCGTCGCGGTCTCTTTTACGGTCAGCATCCCGATGTACTCCGACGGGGCGTTAAAGCGTGTCGTAACGAAGACGCTGCAGGAGAACGGCGGTGGATTGCCGGCGGGTTCGTTGTTGATGAGATATCAAGGCTCGAGCGGAGCGAAGGTTGATCCGAACGCGCTGCAGGAGGTTGACCGGTATATCCGGGAGGACGTGAAGGAGCAGATCGGATTCCCGGTTCAGGAATTCGTCAACTTACGCGTTCTCCGCACGACGGAAGTATATCCGGTCGATCCGACGAAGGTCGATGCGAGCCGGGTGCGTTCGATGATGTTAGGATCACTGTCAGACCTGGATGACAAGGTTGAATGGACGAATGGCAAGGTGTATGCAGACGGAGAGTCCGGAGGCGTCATCGAGGCGGTTATGCTCGAGGAAGCGATGTATCGGAACGACCTTCATGTCGGCGCGGAGCTGGAATATCCGATTCGTGGAGATAATCCGACGACGCTGCGCGTCAAGATCGTCGGCACCTTCAAGCCGAAGGACGAGACGAGCGCCTATTGGTTCCAGGGGCTGGAAGGATTGATGAGCTCCCTCATCGTCTCGCCGGACACCTTGAGCAAGTCGATTATGGGCGATCATAAAGTCGCTCTGCAGCAGTCAAGCTGGTATTATGCCTTTGATTTGCGCGAAGTTCAGACCAGTCACTTGTCGCCGCTGGAGCGGACGCTGAATCGTCTCGGCATCGAACTGTATCAGAAGCTGCCCGGAACACAGGTGGAGATCTCGTTCGCGAAGGTGCTGGACGAATTCCGCAGCCAGAGCATCCAATTGCAGATGATGCTATTTACGTTGGCGGCGCCGATGATCGCCATGGTGTTCTATTACATAGCGATGAATGCCAATCAGGCATTGGAGAAGCAGCAAAGCGACATTGCGGTTCTGCGGAGCCGCGGCGCCAGTACGGGGCAAATTATATTGCTCTATTTGCTGGAAGGCCTTATACTTGGGGCGGCCGCGCTTGCGATTGCGCCGCTCATAGGCTGGTTCATGGCCAAATCGATCGGATCGGCCAACGGATTCCTTGAATTCGTCAACCGCAAATCGATTCCGGTCGGATTTACGACCGACGCGGTCATCTTCGGTACGGCCGCGGTACTGATCGCGCTCATGGCCAGCGTCATTCCGGCCGTCCTGTTCGCGCGCCAGTCGATCGTCAATCTGAAGCAGAAGCTGGCCCGGAAGGACAAGAGTCCGTTCTGGCAAAAATGGTTCCTTGATGTTCTGCTGGTTGCGGCGGCTGGATATGGATATTATATGCTGAGTCAGCAGCAGCTTCTGTCATTCAAGACGGGAATGACCTCGGATCAGCTGCAAGTGCAGCCGTTCCTGTTCTTTATTCCGGCGCTTGCGATATTCGCTTGCGGACTGTTCTTTTTGCGGCTGTTTCCGCTGCTGCTGCGCCTGTTCCAATGGATTGGCGGCAAGCTGCTGCCGGTTCCGCTGTACTTGACGCTGACTCAGCTGTCCCGCTCCGCGAAATCATATTATCCGCTTATGATTTTGCTTATTCTGACGCTCGGGCTCGGCGTATATAATGCATCAGCGGCACGGACGATCGACACGAATTCAACGGAACGCACGCTGTATCAATATGGCGCCGATGTCGTCATCGAGACCGTCTGGGAAACCACGCTCGTCGTTGATCGGAAGGATCAGGGGGGCAAGCAAGGCGGTAACAATGGAGGCAATAATGGAGGAGGCGGTGCCGGAGGTCCGGGAAGCCCAGGCGGGCCTGGAGGGCAGCAGCCTCCGAAAGGGAAGACAATTCTGAACGAACCTCCGTTCGAAGTGTTCCGCAAGCTGCCGGGCGTCGAGGCGGCAGCCAGAGTGATGCAGGCGAAGGGGAATGTCGTTGTCTCCGGACGCTCTATCGGCCAGGGGATGGTCGTTGGCATCGATAATGACGAGTTCGCGAAGGTGGCCTGGTTCCGGAACGATTTGTTCCCGCAGCACCCGTTCACATATCTCGATGCACTAGGGAAGTATTATGAGGGCGCAGCCGTCATTATTCCGACCAATATCGCGAAGACGTACGAGTTGAAGCCGGGGGATGTCATTTCGATCTCCCTTCAGGATCAGATGGTGGAGTTCGTCGTCGCGGCGATACTGCCGTACTGGCCAAGTCAATATCCGGATCAGACGCCATTTTTTATTACGAATCTGGAATATATTTATGATCAGGTGCCTGTCATGAAATATGATGTATGGCTGAAGATGAAGGAGAAAGCGCCGGTTGGACCGGCAATCGAAGAGCTTCAGAAAGCAAACATCGATATTGTCACCTACACGGACGTGCGAAGCGAACTGGCGAAACAGAGCAAGCATCCGACCCGTGGAGGCATCTTCGGCATCCTGAGCATGGGCTTCCTGATTTCGGTCATTATTTCGCTTATCGGGTACTTGCTGTACTGGTTCTTCAACTTATCGAGCCGTGTCGTGCAGTTCGGGATTTTGCGGGCGATGGGTCTGTCGCGCCGGCAGCTGACAGGGATGCTGCTCCTGGAGCAAATCTTCACAGCGGGCTTATCGATCGGTATCGGCATTTTGCTCGGCAAGCTGGCCAGCCGCCTGTTCCTTCCGTTCCTGCAATCTGCTGAAAATGCGAAGATGCAGGTTCCACCGTTCCGAATCATTTTCGATGCGAAAGATACGATGCAGCTGTATGTCGTAGTCGGCGTCATGATGCTGACGGGCGCGACGCTGCTGTTCATGCAGATTCGCCGCCTGCGGGTGCATCAAGCCGTGAAGATGGGAGAGGAGCGTTAA
- a CDS encoding ABC transporter ATP-binding protein: MIHCEGLVKIYKTDDIEVVALQGLNLTVKQGELMAIIGNSGSGKSTLLNTLGGLDRPSAGTVRVGKWDLLKITDEQLVEYKRDTVGFIWQNNARNLLPYLTALENVEVPMMLGGKMDRAYAKELLEAVGLGHRMNNKLHQLSGGEQQRVAIAISLANRPQLLLADEPTGSVDTQTSDMIMDIFRRMNREMGVTVVIVTHDLTLAGKVDRVVAIRDGLTSTEFIKRNPNLDEGEDQGFAGQGLQDHHEAYVVVDRVGRLQVPKEYLEALHITDKASMEIDGDKIIIRTPKELEG; the protein is encoded by the coding sequence ATGATTCATTGTGAAGGCCTTGTCAAAATATACAAGACAGACGATATTGAAGTCGTGGCCCTGCAAGGCTTGAACTTGACCGTCAAGCAAGGAGAACTGATGGCGATCATCGGGAACAGCGGCAGCGGCAAATCGACATTGCTAAATACGTTGGGCGGCTTGGACCGCCCCTCTGCCGGCACCGTGCGGGTCGGCAAATGGGATCTGCTGAAGATAACCGATGAGCAGCTGGTCGAATACAAGCGGGATACGGTCGGATTTATATGGCAGAACAATGCCAGGAACCTGCTTCCTTATTTGACCGCTCTCGAAAATGTGGAAGTGCCGATGATGCTCGGAGGGAAGATGGACCGCGCCTATGCGAAAGAGCTGCTGGAGGCGGTCGGCCTGGGCCATCGGATGAACAACAAGCTGCACCAGCTCTCTGGTGGGGAGCAGCAGCGGGTAGCCATCGCCATCTCACTGGCCAATCGTCCCCAATTACTATTAGCGGATGAACCGACAGGGTCGGTAGATACGCAGACTTCCGATATGATCATGGATATTTTCCGGCGCATGAACCGGGAGATGGGGGTCACGGTTGTCATTGTCACCCACGATCTGACGCTGGCGGGCAAGGTCGATCGGGTCGTCGCGATTCGCGACGGCTTGACGAGCACCGAGTTCATTAAGCGGAATCCGAATCTGGATGAGGGTGAGGATCAAGGGTTTGCAGGGCAAGGACTTCAGGATCATCATGAAGCGTATGTCGTTGTCGACCGCGTCGGACGCCTGCAGGTGCCGAAGGAGTACCTGGAGGCTCTCCACATTACAGATAAGGCATCTATGGAAATAGACGGAGATAAAATTATTATCCGCACACCGAAAGAGTTGGAGGGGTAA
- a CDS encoding ABC transporter substrate-binding protein, protein MGSKKWVRKLLLATMAIAMIIPMLAACTKTDEVKPGQERVLRIGVLYGGNDDTYFRSQYTDVFEFSKQGAINIEIVPAVDQSDRWGSNGEYKQPDYVEAFKKIMTGANPVDVVVIDASQYQALVRDGLLKQIDPLLQQDKIDTNDFVPTVIDGLKAMGDNNLYGVAPTFTSEALFYNRTLFNEAGVEPPTDNMTWDQVFDKAKLVSKGEGQDRVYGFSFNHYFGSDPYWDMINTYVTPLNLRMIDDKADYMTVNSPQWEKVWTTISKLVAEKIIPGPNAEMPESPEGQFNPFQYDNFLSGRTAMVLGDYSFINSDLSDAMKNADKIKGFTKFDWDVVTFPSHPEAPGISGSVYLREIFAVNQKAGNPDDAWDFVKFVSSDEWAKLRSRSSYELVARQKYIQPKDGINFNISAFYTMKPTPPITQKEEELFSKYSLYELNEIGRNLFQEVMDNKKGISDALKEWETKGNQVLKKKQASPVYSK, encoded by the coding sequence GTGGGTTCAAAAAAATGGGTACGAAAGCTGTTATTGGCGACCATGGCCATTGCGATGATAATTCCCATGCTGGCAGCTTGTACGAAGACAGATGAAGTTAAGCCAGGCCAGGAGCGCGTGCTGCGCATCGGTGTCCTGTACGGCGGGAATGACGACACTTATTTCCGTTCTCAGTATACCGACGTGTTCGAATTTTCGAAGCAAGGGGCCATTAACATTGAGATCGTCCCCGCTGTGGATCAGTCCGATCGATGGGGATCGAACGGAGAATATAAACAGCCTGATTATGTAGAGGCGTTCAAGAAGATTATGACTGGAGCCAACCCGGTGGATGTCGTCGTCATTGATGCTTCACAATACCAGGCACTTGTGCGGGACGGCTTGCTCAAGCAGATCGATCCGCTCCTTCAGCAGGATAAAATCGATACGAACGACTTCGTGCCGACGGTGATCGACGGGTTGAAGGCGATGGGTGACAATAACTTGTACGGCGTGGCCCCTACATTTACCTCTGAGGCTTTATTCTATAATCGGACGTTATTCAATGAAGCAGGGGTCGAACCGCCGACGGACAACATGACATGGGATCAAGTGTTCGATAAAGCGAAGCTCGTATCCAAGGGGGAAGGCCAAGATCGTGTCTATGGCTTCTCCTTCAATCATTATTTCGGCAGTGATCCGTACTGGGATATGATAAATACGTATGTTACCCCGCTTAATCTTCGGATGATTGATGATAAGGCGGATTATATGACAGTCAATAGTCCACAGTGGGAGAAAGTATGGACAACAATCTCCAAACTGGTCGCTGAAAAGATAATTCCGGGTCCTAACGCGGAAATGCCGGAGTCCCCGGAAGGTCAATTCAATCCGTTCCAGTATGACAACTTCCTGTCCGGGCGAACGGCGATGGTGCTCGGCGATTATTCGTTCATCAATTCCGATCTGTCGGATGCGATGAAAAACGCGGATAAAATCAAAGGCTTCACGAAATTCGATTGGGATGTCGTGACGTTCCCTTCCCATCCGGAAGCTCCGGGCATTTCCGGCTCCGTCTACTTAAGAGAAATTTTTGCCGTCAATCAGAAGGCGGGGAATCCGGACGATGCTTGGGATTTCGTCAAGTTCGTCTCAAGCGATGAATGGGCGAAGCTCCGCTCCCGCAGCAGCTATGAACTGGTAGCGCGCCAGAAGTATATCCAGCCTAAGGATGGGATCAACTTTAATATTTCCGCATTCTACACCATGAAGCCAACTCCGCCTATCACGCAAAAAGAGGAAGAATTGTTCTCAAAGTATAGTTTATATGAGTTGAACGAAATCGGGCGCAACTTGTTCCAGGAGGTTATGGACAACAAGAAGGGCATAAGCGATGCGTTGAAGGAATGGGAGACGAAGGGCAACCAGGTCTTGAAAAAGAAACAGGCCAGCCCCGTCTACAGTAAATAA
- the ung gene encoding uracil-DNA glycosylase, with translation MGIQIQEDWAALLHDEIRQPYFKELWGWLKQEYERTVVYPPFDLIFSALHYTSYADTKVVIVGQDPYHGPGQAHGLSFSVQPGVRIPPSLVNMLKESASDIGTTMPQHGCLIPWAKQGVLMLNTVLTVRQGQAASHRGMGWEQFTDRIIQLLNEREQPLVFVLWGSFAQAKQSMIDTRRHGIVKGPHPSPLSAHRGFFGSRPFSQVNEWLRSRGETEINWQLPPVADIPAEDLPQIG, from the coding sequence GTGGGGATTCAAATTCAAGAGGATTGGGCAGCATTGCTGCATGACGAGATTAGGCAGCCTTATTTCAAGGAGCTATGGGGATGGCTGAAGCAGGAATATGAGCGTACGGTGGTATATCCGCCATTTGATCTTATCTTCTCGGCACTCCATTATACTTCTTATGCGGACACGAAAGTGGTCATCGTGGGACAAGACCCGTACCATGGACCTGGACAGGCGCATGGACTAAGCTTCTCCGTGCAGCCGGGCGTACGCATTCCACCCTCGCTCGTGAACATGCTGAAGGAGAGTGCGAGCGATATCGGCACGACGATGCCGCAGCATGGCTGTCTCATACCTTGGGCGAAGCAGGGTGTGCTGATGCTGAATACAGTGCTGACCGTGCGCCAGGGGCAAGCGGCATCCCATCGCGGCATGGGGTGGGAGCAATTCACCGATCGCATTATTCAGCTGTTGAATGAGCGGGAACAGCCGCTTGTGTTCGTGCTGTGGGGATCATTCGCCCAGGCGAAGCAATCCATGATCGACACGAGACGGCATGGAATCGTCAAAGGTCCGCATCCGAGTCCGCTGTCGGCACACCGCGGTTTTTTTGGCAGCCGCCCGTTCTCGCAAGTCAATGAATGGCTGCGTTCACGCGGAGAAACCGAGATCAATTGGCAGCTTCCTCCGGTTGCGGATATTCCAGCAGAGGATTTGCCGCAGATCGGATAA
- a CDS encoding GNAT family N-acetyltransferase: protein MAAEVIEVKTEGQLQQCLEIRMEVFVEEQKVPLEEEIDELDHLDAESNHILITVDGLVAATGRIKWLDETTAKMQRIAVLKSFRGSGIGRSLMVALEQLACSMGAEKSVLDGQCQAEGFYHSLGYTTVSEEPFYDAGILHVRMEKKL, encoded by the coding sequence ATGGCAGCAGAAGTGATTGAAGTAAAAACCGAAGGACAGCTTCAGCAATGTTTGGAAATTCGCATGGAAGTCTTTGTGGAAGAGCAGAAAGTGCCTCTGGAAGAAGAGATTGATGAGCTGGATCACCTGGATGCGGAAAGCAATCATATCCTCATAACGGTAGACGGACTAGTCGCGGCGACCGGGCGGATTAAATGGCTGGATGAGACGACAGCGAAAATGCAGCGCATCGCTGTATTGAAGTCATTCCGCGGGAGCGGGATCGGCCGATCACTCATGGTTGCGCTGGAGCAGCTTGCCTGTTCCATGGGAGCGGAGAAGAGTGTATTGGACGGGCAGTGTCAGGCGGAAGGATTTTATCATTCTCTTGGCTATACGACCGTGTCGGAAGAGCCGTTCTACGATGCAGGCATTCTGCATGTCCGCATGGAGAAGAAGTTGTAA
- a CDS encoding DUF3892 domain-containing protein: MDNRETIVAVQKNGDGDLTAFQTSTGRQLSYEQALNEVQAGNIAGVNVFKGRDGGMYLRGDADGDPTNNLDNLPLF, encoded by the coding sequence ATGGACAATCGAGAGACGATCGTAGCGGTGCAAAAGAACGGGGATGGCGATTTGACCGCATTCCAGACAAGCACAGGAAGACAGCTGTCCTACGAACAAGCTCTGAATGAGGTTCAGGCGGGGAACATTGCCGGGGTCAATGTCTTCAAAGGCAGAGACGGAGGGATGTATCTGCGCGGCGACGCAGATGGAGACCCGACCAATAACTTGGATAATCTGCCACTGTTCTGA
- a CDS encoding MBL fold metallo-hydrolase: MTLRIQMIGTGSAFAKKYFNNNALIYTKNNKLLADCGITAPQALYQMGISFDELDGVLISHIHGDHVGGLEEYAFQMKFRYHRKPKLFIAAPLVAPLWEHTLKGGLTQEGLTCLDDAFEVHPIEPGQISEPLSGLKVKLLETPHIPGKRSFSFLFNDTFFYSADMQFEPELLRWLVEEQGVTTIFHDCQLRGKAEVHAGLDDLLTLPDFIQERLWLMHYGDERDTFEGKTGRMRFVPQQEQIEIL; the protein is encoded by the coding sequence ATGACACTTCGCATACAAATGATTGGCACAGGAAGTGCCTTTGCCAAAAAATATTTCAATAATAATGCGTTAATATATACGAAAAACAACAAGCTCCTGGCGGATTGCGGTATCACCGCGCCGCAAGCTCTATACCAAATGGGCATATCCTTCGATGAATTGGACGGTGTCCTCATCAGCCATATTCATGGCGATCACGTGGGCGGGCTGGAGGAATACGCCTTCCAGATGAAATTCCGGTACCATCGCAAGCCGAAGCTGTTCATCGCCGCTCCGCTCGTTGCCCCGCTCTGGGAGCATACGCTCAAGGGCGGGCTGACGCAAGAGGGCTTGACTTGCCTGGACGATGCCTTCGAGGTTCACCCGATAGAACCTGGCCAGATATCAGAGCCGCTGTCCGGTCTGAAGGTGAAGCTGCTGGAGACCCCGCATATTCCCGGGAAACGAAGCTTCTCCTTTCTGTTCAATGATACGTTTTTTTATAGCGCGGATATGCAGTTCGAGCCCGAGCTGCTCCGTTGGCTCGTTGAGGAGCAAGGCGTGACGACCATCTTCCACGATTGCCAGCTGCGCGGCAAAGCGGAGGTGCATGCGGGACTTGACGATCTGCTCACCTTGCCGGATTTCATACAGGAAAGACTGTGGCTGATGCATTATGGAGATGAGCGGGATACCTTCGAAGGCAAGACGGGGCGAATGAGATTCGTGCCACAGCAGGAACAGATAGAGATTCTGTAA
- a CDS encoding stalk domain-containing protein: MKCRRRIAALALLGTILSGTFATVQVSAQEAESAATVGEKVQVVVNGSTIQDGGLMVDGRAFLSVRQLSDALQAFVTWDEANKKVIIEKPNVDILLSKDNTAFGKVQTGKTSFSIFAQVDNFPSSLEAVKLTITDPKGNATLIQQFSVEEKKDDPLWLRTDEFKYDFKSKGDYLISCYLKQKDGEFILVSQKKLPAI, encoded by the coding sequence ATGAAATGCAGAAGAAGAATCGCAGCACTGGCTCTGCTCGGTACCATCTTGAGCGGAACGTTCGCAACGGTACAAGTCTCGGCGCAAGAGGCAGAATCGGCGGCTACAGTAGGAGAAAAAGTGCAGGTCGTGGTCAATGGAAGCACGATCCAGGACGGAGGGCTTATGGTTGATGGACGAGCGTTTTTGTCCGTACGCCAATTGAGTGACGCGTTGCAGGCATTCGTCACTTGGGATGAGGCCAATAAAAAAGTCATTATCGAGAAGCCTAACGTAGATATCCTTTTATCCAAAGACAACACCGCGTTCGGTAAAGTTCAGACGGGCAAAACTTCGTTTTCCATATTTGCGCAAGTTGATAATTTTCCTTCTTCCTTAGAGGCTGTCAAATTAACGATTACTGACCCGAAAGGGAATGCGACACTTATTCAGCAGTTCAGCGTCGAGGAGAAAAAAGATGACCCTCTCTGGCTGCGTACGGACGAATTCAAGTACGATTTCAAGTCGAAGGGCGACTACCTAATTTCTTGCTATCTCAAGCAAAAGGATGGGGAATTTATTCTGGTGTCGCAGAAGAAATTGCCGGCCATCTGA
- a CDS encoding DUF1292 domain-containing protein — protein sequence MSEHQHTHDHDCGCGHDHEHDELVVTLVDEEGNEIDMALVETFNVGEQVYALLLERNNPEADGIIVRVDEEDEDMVLNPIEDDEEWERVQQAYDQMVASQED from the coding sequence ATGAGCGAACATCAACATACTCATGACCATGACTGCGGCTGCGGACATGATCACGAACATGACGAATTGGTCGTCACACTGGTAGATGAAGAGGGCAATGAGATCGATATGGCTCTCGTTGAGACGTTCAATGTAGGCGAGCAAGTATATGCTCTGTTGCTGGAACGCAACAATCCGGAAGCGGATGGCATCATTGTGCGCGTTGACGAAGAGGATGAAGATATGGTACTGAATCCGATTGAAGACGACGAGGAATGGGAGCGCGTGCAGCAGGCTTACGATCAGATGGTGGCCTCCCAGGAAGACTAA
- a CDS encoding DUF1885 family protein, with amino-acid sequence MSQSAFITFVEGSAVPSVTLDELKEQLLSYRHQTSLTGEQLGWEYADAAFPYTIETKPEQEEHWFYLKGTSPQYHYIVFGTGTKEGDPPRSHVQVVLPEGATHGDKSKGNELCKYLAKKWKAELTLFNGRTMYFNPRK; translated from the coding sequence ATGAGCCAAAGCGCATTCATTACATTTGTGGAAGGATCGGCCGTACCATCCGTCACACTGGATGAATTGAAAGAACAGCTTCTCAGTTACCGGCACCAGACCAGCTTGACCGGAGAGCAATTGGGTTGGGAATACGCCGATGCCGCGTTCCCGTATACAATCGAGACGAAGCCCGAACAGGAAGAGCATTGGTTCTACCTGAAGGGAACCTCTCCCCAATATCATTATATCGTGTTCGGCACTGGAACGAAGGAGGGGGATCCGCCCCGTTCCCACGTCCAGGTCGTCCTCCCGGAAGGGGCCACCCATGGGGACAAGTCGAAAGGCAACGAGTTGTGCAAATATTTAGCCAAGAAGTGGAAGGCTGAATTAACTTTGTTCAACGGCAGGACCATGTACTTCAATCCGCGCAAATAA
- a CDS encoding aminotransferase class I/II-fold pyridoxal phosphate-dependent enzyme, with translation MNHHRTPLFTALKEHAARNPVQFHIPGHKKGAGSDAEFRDFLGDNAFSIDLINIAPLDDLHQPTAVIAEAQALAADAFGADYTYFSVQGTSGAIITMIMSVCSPGDKIIVPRNIHKSIMTAIIFAGARPVFVSPARDANLGIDHGITTRSVRRALEKHPDAKAVLVINPTYFGICANLKEIVDLAHSYGVPVLVDEAHGVLIHFHEKLPISAMEAGADMAATSVHKLGGSMTQSSVLNINVKNGLVNPYRVQTIFSMLTTTSTSYLLLASLDTSRRNLALNGHAIAERTIELAEEARVQINAIPGLYCFGEDILGGEATYDFDPTKLTIHVRHLGITGYETENWLRDHYQLEVELSDMYNILCLVTPGDSKETIATLLEALRELSATHFEKNEVQELIVKIPEIPQLSLIPRDAFYADTEVVPFKESAGRIIAEFIYVYPPGIPILLPGEVISQQNIDYIRDHVDIGLPVKGPEDRNIEYVKVIVEETAIF, from the coding sequence ATGAACCACCATCGGACGCCTCTTTTTACCGCTTTGAAGGAGCATGCCGCCCGGAATCCGGTACAATTTCATATTCCGGGACACAAAAAAGGCGCCGGCAGCGATGCCGAATTCCGGGACTTCCTCGGAGATAATGCCTTCTCCATAGATTTGATCAACATTGCTCCGCTGGACGATCTGCATCAGCCGACAGCCGTCATCGCCGAAGCGCAAGCCTTGGCTGCGGATGCCTTCGGCGCAGATTATACGTACTTCAGCGTACAGGGCACAAGCGGGGCCATCATAACGATGATTATGTCCGTCTGTTCACCTGGCGACAAAATAATCGTGCCTCGCAATATCCATAAATCGATTATGACGGCCATCATTTTCGCCGGGGCGCGCCCGGTGTTCGTATCGCCGGCAAGGGATGCCAATCTCGGCATCGATCACGGCATCACGACCCGTTCGGTCCGTCGCGCGCTGGAGAAGCACCCGGATGCGAAAGCCGTCCTGGTCATAAATCCAACCTATTTTGGCATTTGCGCCAATTTGAAGGAGATTGTCGATCTGGCTCATTCCTACGGCGTTCCGGTGCTGGTTGATGAAGCGCACGGGGTCCTAATCCACTTCCATGAGAAGCTGCCAATATCAGCAATGGAAGCGGGGGCGGACATGGCGGCGACCAGCGTTCACAAGTTGGGAGGCTCCATGACTCAGAGCTCGGTTCTCAACATCAATGTCAAGAACGGGCTGGTCAATCCGTACCGGGTCCAGACCATTTTCAGCATGCTGACAACAACTTCGACTTCTTACTTGCTGCTCGCTTCTCTGGATACGTCGCGCCGCAATCTGGCCCTGAACGGCCACGCAATCGCGGAGCGCACCATTGAGTTGGCTGAGGAAGCGAGAGTGCAGATCAACGCGATTCCGGGCTTATACTGCTTCGGGGAAGACATTCTTGGCGGCGAAGCGACCTATGACTTCGATCCGACTAAGCTGACCATTCATGTGCGCCATCTTGGCATCACAGGCTACGAGACAGAGAATTGGCTCCGGGATCATTACCAGCTTGAAGTAGAACTCAGCGATATGTATAATATTTTGTGCCTCGTGACGCCAGGCGATTCCAAGGAAACGATAGCGACGCTGCTGGAAGCTCTGCGAGAGCTGTCAGCAACGCATTTCGAGAAAAACGAGGTACAGGAGCTTATCGTCAAAATACCAGAGATCCCGCAGCTCTCGCTCATTCCGCGGGATGCGTTCTATGCCGATACGGAAGTCGTTCCATTCAAGGAGTCTGCTGGACGCATTATTGCCGAGTTTATTTATGTTTATCCGCCTGGAATTCCGATTCTCCTGCCGGGCGAGGTCATTTCGCAGCAAAATATCGATTACATCCGGGACCACGTCGACATCGGCTTGCCGGTCAAAGGCCCGGAAGATCGAAATATAGAATACGTCAAAGTCATCGTGGAAGAAACCGCGATCTTCTAA